One genomic window of Punica granatum isolate Tunisia-2019 chromosome 1, ASM765513v2, whole genome shotgun sequence includes the following:
- the LOC116200934 gene encoding uncharacterized protein At5g39865-like, whose translation MGCSVSKSCTQIGRNPKAITASSTSSVDPALCSVSSPTVLSLPSHLVHHPPLKKGDTYHLVSLTSSTYGSLLLIDPKNPDFTSRIVSATDRRQKLSPMTYPAKKVKENPSETVSKDDPLSPDSVINAWELMDGLDDPDFDPSKLNKSGSPVKDAEAATKPSSFVPKDDPNALHYYEPSKKYVSLSNGSDDDRVILYFTSLRGIRKTFEDCRFVRMTLRGFQVPVDERDISMDSSYKKELQNLLKGKPLTLPQVFIRGNHVGGAEKIKQLNEAGELGKLLEGFPIQDHKLICVNCGDARFVPCLSCSGSRKVFDEKEGKLRRCSDCNENGLKRCPCCCCS comes from the coding sequence ATGGGATGCTCTGTCTCGAAATCGTGCACCCAAATTGGTAGAAACCCGAAAGCCATTACTGCTTCCTCCACGTCCTCTGTTGATCCTGCACTTTGTTCGGTTTCTTCACCGACTGTTCTGTCTCTCCCGTCGCATTTAGTCCACCATCCACCCCTCAAGAAGGGAGATACCTACCATTTGGTGTCTCTCACTTCCAGCACCTATGGATCTTTGCTCCTCATTGACCCAAAAAATCCCGACTTCACTTCTCGTATTGTTTCCGCTACTGATCGTCGGCAGAAACTTTCACCGATGACTTACCCCGCCAAGAAAGTGAAGGAGAATCCGTCCGAAACAGTCTCAAAAGATGATCCATTGTCCCCTGATTCGGTCATCAATGCTTGGGAGCTGATGGATGGGCTGGATGACCCCGACTTTGATCCCAGCAAATTGAACAAATCTGGTTCTCCAGTCAAGGATGCTGAGGCCGCAACAAAACCCAGCTCATTCGTTCCCAAAGATGATCCAAATGCGTTGCATTATTATGAGCCAAGTAAGAAGTATGTCTCTTTATCAAATGGTTCTGATGATGACCGAGTCATACTTTACTTCACAAGCCTGAGAGGGATAAGGAAGACTTTCGAGGACTGTCGCTTTGTGCGGATGACCCTTCGTGGGTTCCAGGTGCCCGTGGATGAAAGAGACATCTCAATGGACTCGTCCTACAAGAAGGAGCTGCAGAATCTACTTAAGGGGAAGCCACTGACTCTGCCTCAGGTCTTCATTAGGGGGAACCACGTTGGAGGTGCAGAGAAGATCAAGCAACTGAACGAAGCAGGAGAATTAGGAAAGCTCTTGGAGGGATTTCCAATCCAGGATCACAAGTTAATCTGCGTGAATTGTGGGGATGCTCGGTTTGTACCTTGCCTGAGCTGCAGTGGCAGCAGGAAAGTCTTCGATGAGAAGGAAGGCAAGCTAAGGAGGTGTTCGGATTGCAATGAGAACGGGCTAAAGAGGTGCCCTTGCTGTTGCTGCTCCTGA
- the LOC116192967 gene encoding LOW QUALITY PROTEIN: L-galactono-1,4-lactone dehydrogenase, mitochondrial (The sequence of the model RefSeq protein was modified relative to this genomic sequence to represent the inferred CDS: inserted 3 bases in 2 codons), translating to MARALFLRRSQLHAHLKVLSSTANPIRPDPARQFCSSEPSAXPPLPPHPPPPPPXEFRKYLGYTALVLFCGAATYYSFPFPENAKHKKAQIFRYAPLPEDLHTVSNWSGTHEVQTRVFHQPETLEELEKIVKEAHESKSRIRPVGSGLSPNGIGLSRIGMVNLALMDRVLEVDKEKKTVRVEAGIRVQQLVDAIKDYGLTLQNFASIREQQIGGIVQVGAHGTGARLPPIDEQVISMKLVTPAKGTIELSKEKDPELFYLARCGIGGLGVVAEVTLQCVDTQELVEHTSVSTLKEIKKNHKKLLSENKHVKYLYIPYTDTVVVVKCNPVSKWKGPPKFKPKYTADEALQHVRDLYEESLKKYQPEQAASKSPDEPDIKEFSFTELRDKLLALDPLNKEHVRKVNQAEAEFWKKSEGYRVGWSDEILGFDCGGQQWVSETCFPAGTLAKPSMKDLEYIEDLKKLIEKENIPAPAPIEQRWTTRSRSPMSPASSPNEDDIYSWVGIIMYLPTTDPRQRKEITEDFFHYRHLTMSRLWDRYSAFEHWAKIEVPKDKEELVALQERLRKRFPVDAYNKARNELDPNKILSNNKLKKLFPSSSSV from the exons ATGGCGAGAGCCCTTTTCCTCAGACGTTCCCAGCTCCATGCCCACCTCAAGGTCCTGTCCTCTACAGCCAATCCCATTAGACCCGATCCGGCCCGCCAGTTCTGCTCCTCCGAGCCCAGTGC GCCGCCGCTGCCgcctcatcctcctcctcctcctc cggaGTTCCGCAAGTACTTGGGGTACACGGCCCTTGTTCTCTTCTGCGGGGCTGCCACCTACTACTCCTTTCCCTTCCCGGAGAATGCCAAGCACAAGAAAGCCCAAATCTTTCGATACGCCCCCTTGCCCGAGGACCTCCATACCGTCTCGAACTGGAGCGGCACCCACGAGGTCCAGACCCGGGTCTTCCACCAGCCCGAGACCTTGGAGGAGCTGGAGAAGATCGTCAAGGAAGCTCACGAGAGCAAGTCCCGGATCCGTCCCGTCGGCTCGGGGCTGTCCCCGAACGGTATTGGACTCTCGAGGATTGGGATGGTAAACTTGGCCCTCATGGACCGCGTCCTGGAGGTGGATAAGGAGAAGAAGACGGTCAGGGTCGAAGCGGGGATTCGTGTCCAGCAGCTCGTGGATGCGATCAAGGATTATGGGCTCACTCTGCAGAATTTCGCTTCCATCAGGGAGCAGCAGATTGGTGGCATTGTTCAG GTTGGTGCACATGGTACTGGTGCCAGATTGCCTCCGATCGATGAGCAGGTCATCAGCATGAAATTAGTCACCCCTGCAAAGGGCACAATAGAGCTTTCAAAAGAGAAGGACCCGGAGCTCTTTTACCTTGCTCGATGTGGTATTGGGGGCCTTGGAGTGGTTGCAGAAGTGACCCTTCAGTGTGTGGATACACAAGAGCTCGTGGAGCATACCTCGGTTTCAACATTGAAAGAGATCAAGAAAAATCATAA GAAATTGTTGTCTGAGAATAAGCACGTGAAGTACCTCTACATTCCGTATACTGACACTGTCGTGGTTGTGAAGTGTAATCCCGTCTCGAAATGGAAAGGGCCACCCAAGTTTAAACCAAAGTACACTGCAGATGAAGCTCTGCAACATGTTCGAGACCTCTATGAGGAGTCTCTCAAGAAGTATCA ACCGGAACAAGCAGCATCTAAATCTCCAGATGAACCAGACATAAAAGAGTTCTCGTTCACAGAGCTGAGAGACAAACTGCTTGCTCTCGATCCTCTCAATAAAGAGCATGTCAGAAAAGTCAATCAAGCTGAGGCCGAGTTCTGGAAGAAATCAGAGGGATACAGAGTGGGCTGGAGTGATGAAATTCTGGGCTTCGATTGTGGTGGGCAGCAATGGGTGTCAGAGACGTGTTTCCCTGCAGGAACTCTTGCAAAGCCGAGCATGAAGGACCTCGAATACATAGAAGATCTGAAGAAGCTCATAGAAAAGGAGAATATTCCTGCACCTGCCCCAATTGAGCAGCGGTGGACCACTCGGAGCAGGAGCCCCATGAGTCCTGCGTCAAGTCCAAATGAGGATGATATATACTCTTGG GTTGGTATAATTATGTACCTCCCGACTACTGACCCTCGCCAGAGGAAGGAAATAACAGAAGACTTCTTTCACTACAGGCATTTGACTATGTCACGGCTGTGGGATCGTTATTCTGCATTTGAGCACTGGGCTAAGATTGAG GTCCCAAAGGACAAAGAAGAGCTCGTAGCTTTGCAAGAGCGACTAAGGAAGCGTTTCCCAGTGGATGCGTATAACAAAGCGCGGAATGAACTGGATCCCAACAAGATCCTCTCAAATAACAAGCTCAAGAAGCTGTTTCCATCATCGAGTTCTGTCTGA
- the LOC116200932 gene encoding lycopene beta cyclase, chloroplastic/chromoplastic, which yields MLGTNPYQNSMDTLLKTHNRLGFLQPLYGFSKKVGHLSSPRIQFQQDIRFNHSKYHLKGAKQYACCVKASSGALLELVPETKKETLDFELPMYDPSKGLVVDLAVVGGGPAGLAVAQQVSEAGLSVCSIDPSPRLIWPNNYGVWVDEFDAMDLLDCLDTTWSGAVVFINDHSTKDLSRPYGRVNRKQLKSKMLQKCISNGVKFHQAKVIKVIHEESKSLLMCNDGVTVQASIVLDATGFARCLVQYDKPYNPGYQVAYGILAEVEEHPFDLDKMVFMDWRDSHLNDNKELKERNQKIPTFLYAMPFSSNHIFLEETSLVARPGLPMKDIQQRMVARLKHLGIKVKAIEEDEHCVIPMGGPLPVLPQRVIGIGGTAGMVHPSTGYMVARTLAAAPIVAKSIVSYLGSDKRLVGNELSAEVWGDLWPIDRRRQREFFCFGMDILLKLDLPGTRRFFDAFFDLEPHYWHGFLSSRLFLPELIFFGLSLFSHASNTSRVEIMAKGTLPLVNMIGNLIQDRDP from the coding sequence ATGCTTGGAACAAACCCATATCAGAATTCCATGGATACCCTGCTCAAAACCCATAACAGGCTCGGCTTTTTGCAACCCCTTTATGGATTTTCCAAGAAAGTCGGCCACTTGAGCTCCCCTAGGATTCAATTCCAACAAGACATCAGATTCAACCACAGCAAGTATCACCTGAAGGGGGCTAAGCAATATGCTTGCTGCGTCAAGGCTAGCAGCGGTGCTCTTCTGGAGCTCGTTCCCGAAACCAAGAAGGAAACTCTCGATTTTGAGCTTCCCATGTACGACCCCTCCAAGGGTCTCGTGGTGGACCTCGCAGTTGTAGGAGGAGGGCCAGCGGGGCTCGCGGTGGCTCAGCAAGTATCAGAGGCGGGCCTGTCGGTTTGCTCGATTGACCCGTCTCCGAGACTGATTTGGCCCAATAATTATGGTGTGTGGGTGGATGAATTTGACGCCATGGACTTGCTAGATTGCCTTGATACCACATGGTCTGGGGCGGTTGTGTTTATTAACGACCATTCGACAAAGGACCTTAGCAGGCCATATGGGAGGGTCAACCGAAAGCAGTTGAAGTCGAAGATGCTCCAAAAGTGCATATCAAATGGAGTTAAGTTCCACCAAGCTAAGGTCATTAAAGTCATCCATGAAGAGTCCAAGTCTCTTCTTATGTGCAACGACGGTGTCACAGTTCAGGCATCGATTGTTTTGGATGCTACTGGCTTTGCTCGCTGCCTCGTTCAGTACGATAAGCCCTATAACCCGGGCTACCAGGTCGCATATGGAATTTTAGCTGAGGTTGAAGAACATCCTTTTGATTTAGATAAGATGGTCTTCATGGACTGGAGGGACTCGCATTTAAATGACAATAAAGAACTGAAAGAGAGAAACCAGAAAATCCCAACTTTTCTATATGCTATGCCTTTCTCCTCTAATCACATATTTCTTGAAGAGACCTCTCTTGTTGCGAGGCCAGGGCTCCCCATGAAGGATATTCAGCAGAGAATGGTTGCTCGACTAAAACACTTGGGCATTAAGGTGAAGGccattgaagaagatgaacattGTGTAATCCCGATGGGTGGGCCCCTGCCTGTTCTTCCTCAGAGAGTCATCGGTATCGGTGGCACAGCAGGAATGGTGCACCCTTCAACTGGGTATATGGTAGCAAGAACCCTAGCTGCAGCTCCAATTGTTGCAAAGTCCATAGTAAGCTATCTCGGTTCAGACAAACGCCTTGTGGGGAATGAATTATCTGCCGAAGTGTGGGGAGACCTGTGGCCAATTGATAGGAGAAGGCAGAGGGAGTTCTTCTGTTTCGGAATGGACATTCTGCTTAAACTTGATCTACCAGGCACGAGAAGATTCTTTGATGCTTTCTTCGACCTGGAACCTCATTATTGGCACGGATTCTTGTCCTCTCGACTGTTTCTGCCTGAGCTTATATTCTTTGGGCTGTCATTGTTCTCGCACGCCTCCAATACCTCAAGAGTTGAGATCATGGCAAAGGGAACTTTACCTCTGGTGAACATGATCGGGAACTTGATACAGGACAGAGATCCTTGA
- the LOC116192976 gene encoding ganglioside-induced differentiation-associated protein 2-like, which produces MAGSSSPSSDDFSVFVLASDLGVDGRPFLLNQQRVGSQSEAVEIAEEEREDWHDCSQYLFPGEDFSDLEFLQFFRLQGSDRAGNRIFRVVGKYFPAPVVSGERLKKYVFHKICSELPEGPFCIVYMHSTVQKEDNCPGLSILRWIYEDLPSVIKDRLQVVYFIHPGLRSRLAFATLGRFLLSGGLYWKIKYVSRLQYLWDDIKNGEVEIPEFVQKHDEVLEHRPLTDYGIEPDPHLLTEVPATAFSLGRHGDRWASREYIS; this is translated from the exons ATGGCGGGCTCTTCTTCTCCGTCATCCGACGATTTCTCTGTCTTCGTGCTGGCATCGGATCTGGGCGTCGACGGCCGTCCCTTCCTGTTGAACCAGCAGAGAGTGGGATCGCAATCGGAAGCCGTGGAGAtagcagaagaagaaagagaggacTGGCACGACTGCTCTCAGTACCTCTTTCCAGGCGAAGACTTCTCTGACCTCGAGTTTCTCCAGTTCTTTCGTCTCCAAGGGTCTGATCGAGCCGGCAACCGCATCTTCCGTGTCGTAGGGAAATACTTCCCTG CTCCAGTTGTGAGCGGTGAGCGCCTCAAAAAGTATGTTTTCCACAAGATATGCAGCGAGCTTCCGGAGGGGCCATTTTGTATCGTTTATATGCACTCTACTGTCCAGAAGGAGGACAATTGCCCTGGCTTGTCCATTTTGAGGTGGATCTATGAGGACCTCCCTTCTGTGATTAAAGACAGGCTCCAAGTTGTGTACTTCATACACCCAGGGCTCCGTTCCAGGCTCGCATTTGCCACCCTTGGTCGGTTTCTCCTGAGTGGAGG CTTGTATTGGAAAATCAAGTATGTAAGTCGCCTTCAGTATCTGTGGGATGATATAAAGAATGGAGAGGTAGAAATTCCCGAGTTTGTGCAGAAGCATGATGAAGTTCTAGAGCATAGGCCGCTCACAGATTATGGAATCGAGCCAGACCCACACCTCCTGACTGAGGTGCCAGCGACAGCCTTTTCACTGGGGAGGCATGGAGATCGATGGGCATCAAGGGAGTATATATCTTAA
- the LOC116193311 gene encoding BTB/POZ domain and ankyrin repeat-containing protein NOOT2: MSLEDSLRSLSLDYLNLLINGQAFSDVTFSVEGRLVHAHRCILAARSLFFRKFFCGPDPLSPPTGSPRGSAGGGVVIPVNSVGYEVFLLVLQFLYSGQVTIAPQKHEPRPDCGDRGCWHTHCSSAVDLALDTLSAARSFGIEQLALLSQKQLASMVDKASIEDVMKVLIASRKQDMHQLWTTCSHLVAKSGLPPEVLAKHLPIEVVTKIEELRLKSSIARRSTLLPHHHHGHGHHDLGSAVAAAAADLEDQKIQRMRRALDSSDVELVKLMVMGEGLNLDESLALHYAVENCSREVVKALLELGAADVNYPAGPAGKTPLHIAAEMVSTDMVAVLLDHHANPNVRTVDGITPLDVLRTLTSDFLFKGAVPGLNHIEPNKLRLCLELVQSAALVISREEGNAAASATTTAVSIYPPMSDGHSSGSTNLNLNSRSTVYLNLGAHHVGSRIDRDDEGTRVQRESSMSRHGSHQSRCDPSLYHQHHHHQPHDF, encoded by the exons ATGTCCCTCGAAGATTCCCTTAGATCCCTGTCGTTGGACTACCTCAACCTCCTCATCAACGGCCAGGCCTTCAGCGATGTCACCTTCAGCGTCGAGGGTCGCCTTGTCCATGCTCACCGCTGCATACTCGCCGCCCGTAGCCTCTTCTTCCGGAAGTTCTTCTGCGGACCTGACCCCCTTTCTCCCCCTACAGGGAGCCCGAGGGGCTCCGCTGGGGGCGGGGTGGTGATACCGGTGAACTCGGTGGGTTACGAGGTGTTCCTGTTGGTGCTACAGTTTCTGTACAGCGGGCAGGTGACCATCGCGCCGCAGAAGCATGAACCCCGCCCCGACTGTGGTGATAGGGGCTGCTGGCACACCCATTGCTCCTCCGCCGTCGATCTCGCCCTCGACACCCTCTCAGCAGCCCGGTCCTTTGGCATCGAGCAGCTCGCTCTCCTCAGTCAG AAACAATTGGCAAGCATGGTGGACAAGGCTTCTATTGAGGATGTGATGAAAGTGCTAATAGCGTCAAGAAAGCAGGACATGCACCAATTATGGACTACCTGCTCCCACTTAGTCGCAAAGTCGGGTTTGCCCCCCGAAGTCCTTGCCAAGCACCTCCCGATCGAAGTGGTGACGAAAATTGAGGAGCTCCGTCTTAAATCCTCGATTGCAAGGAGGTCGACCCTCCTGCCACATCACCATCATGGCCATGGACACCACGATCTTGGATCAGCTGTTGCTGCCGCTGCAGCCGATCTCGAGGACCAAAAGATACAGCGGATGAGGAGGGCGCTGGACTCGTCTGACGTTGAGCTTGTCAAGCTCATGGTGATGGGCGAAGGACTTAATTTGGATGAATCATTAGCCCTACATTATGCAGTCGAGAATTGTAGCCGGGAAGTGGTTAAGGCCTTGCTAGAGCTCGGGGCTGCTGATGTGAACTACCCAGCAGGCCCTGCGGGGAAGACCCCGCTCCACATTGCTGCAGAGATGGTGTCTACCGATATGGTGGCGGTCCTTCTCGACCATCACGCCAACCCCAACGTCCGAACTGTGGATGGTATAACCCCCCTCGATGTCCTCCGAACCCTAACCTCTGATTTCTTATTCAAGGGGGCCGTTCCCGGATTGAACCACATTGAGCCCAACAAGCTCCGCCTATGCCTTGAGCTTGTCCAGTCGGCTGCCCTAGTGATATCTCGAGAAGAAGGGAATGCTGCCGCTTCAGCCACCACCACGGCCGTATCCATCTACCCACCAATGAGCGATGGGCATAGCAGTGGCAGTACTAATCTCAACCTTAACTCAAGATCGACGGTGTATCTGAATCTCGGGGCTCATCATGTGGGATCTAGGATCGATCGCGACGATGAAGGTACTAGGGTGCAGAGGGAATCCTCGATGAGCCGACACGGGTCTCATCAAAGCAGGTGCGACCCTTCATTGTACCACCAACACCACCACCATCAACCCCATGACTTCTAG
- the LOC116192987 gene encoding cysteine-rich and transmembrane domain-containing protein WIH2 encodes MRGNISSDHLCHHLIPNIIKAHRTTKQSLPSSGCVLVPKMAKTETQQNQPQPPPGYPTENPPVKGRKKFFSRSKPKGERGFLEGCLFALCCCWICEECCF; translated from the exons ATGAGAGGGAACATATCATCAGACCACCTCTGTCATCATCTTATTCCAAACATCATCAAAGCACACAGGACAACAAAACAAAGTTTGCCTTCCTCTGGTTGTGTTTTGGTTCCAAAGATGGCCAAGACTGAGACACAGCAGAACCAACCTCAGCCTCCCCCAG GATATCCGACCGAGAATCCACCCGTTAAGGGGCGGAAGAAGTTCTTCAGTCGCTCGAAGCCCAAGGGAGAGAGAGGCTTCCTTGAAGGATG CCTCTTCGCGCTGTGTTGTTGCTGGATCTGTGAAGAATGCTGCTTCTAA
- the LOC116200937 gene encoding uncharacterized protein LOC116200937, which translates to MALPLRAALWMAKMVWIALTGWVSSCLTVADEVAGSLRSGDISPFHVG; encoded by the coding sequence ATGGCGTTGCCGTTGAGGGCCGCCCTGTGGATGGCAAAGATGGTTTGGATAGCACTCACCGGCTGGGTATCTTCTTGCTTGACCGTCGCCGACGAGGTCGCCGGCTCTCTCAGATCCGGCGATATCAGCCCTTTCCATGTCGGATAA